In a single window of the Nodularia spumigena CCY9414 genome:
- a CDS encoding PIN domain-containing protein, with amino-acid sequence MARRLVVLDSCVLFPMYLRDTLLRCAWGGLYIPCWSQEILDGATRNLVLTGKMQPEKAKNLETQIKVHFPEAMVEVPSALVEVMTNHPGDRHVLATAVSAKADIIVTSNLKHFQDHDLAPWQIIAQSPDEFLTELYNLYPQQVIEVLQRQSQGLQKPPMSFENLLELLSREVPTFASNIKSQTS; translated from the coding sequence GTGGCTAGGCGATTGGTGGTATTAGACTCTTGTGTTTTGTTTCCCATGTACTTGCGCGATACTTTGCTTCGTTGCGCTTGGGGTGGTTTATACATACCCTGTTGGTCACAAGAAATTTTGGATGGTGCAACTCGTAATCTTGTACTCACAGGTAAGATGCAACCAGAAAAAGCCAAGAACCTTGAGACACAAATAAAAGTCCACTTTCCAGAAGCTATGGTTGAAGTTCCATCTGCTTTGGTTGAAGTGATGACAAATCACCCAGGCGATCGCCATGTTCTAGCTACTGCTGTATCGGCTAAGGCTGATATAATTGTTACGTCAAATCTAAAGCACTTTCAAGATCACGATTTAGCTCCTTGGCAAATTATCGCCCAATCTCCAGATGAATTTCTAACTGAACTATACAACCTCTATCCGCAACAAGTAATTGAGGTATTACAGCGACAGTCTCAAGGTTTGCAAAAGCCACCGATGAGTTTTGAGAATCTTCTAGAATTACTCAGTAGAGAAGTACCAACATTTGCAAGCAACATTAAATCTCAAACCTCTTAA
- a CDS encoding helix-turn-helix domain-containing protein, translated as MSRRVLSESVTPQEQEAQSIKELERILRSEGSQAKLIGSNQEEIMIPDSVCQVLLQVLQAMALGQNVSIVTHNPEITTQQAAELLNVSRPYLIKLLEQGELPYIMVGTHRRVRFEDLMKYKEQRDIQRDKFLTELTQMSQEAGFYE; from the coding sequence ATGTCTAGACGTGTACTTTCAGAGTCTGTAACGCCTCAAGAACAAGAAGCACAATCTATCAAGGAACTGGAGCGCATACTCAGAAGTGAAGGTTCCCAAGCAAAACTGATAGGTAGTAATCAAGAAGAAATTATGATTCCTGATTCGGTCTGTCAGGTATTACTCCAAGTTTTACAGGCAATGGCATTAGGTCAAAACGTATCTATAGTTACGCATAATCCGGAAATCACAACACAACAAGCGGCTGAATTGTTGAATGTCTCACGTCCCTATTTAATTAAATTATTAGAGCAGGGTGAGCTTCCGTACATTATGGTAGGAACTCATAGACGGGTGAGATTTGAAGATTTGATGAAATATAAGGAACAACGGGATATACAACGTGATAAATTTTTGACCGAGCTAACTCAAATGAGTCAAGAAGCAGGATTTTATGAATAG
- a CDS encoding protein kinase domain-containing protein, with the protein MLGQLLDGRYQITKVLGAGGFGRTYVAEDTKLYHSLCVVKQLKPMATDPMTLQVARRLFESEAQLLHKLGTHDQIPQLLAHFEENEEFFLVQQFIDGHPLSDELTPGKRLSEPYTIALLQNILQTLAFVHQNQVIHRDIKPPNLIRRNSDGKIVLIDFGAVKQISTQVVTRQGVTKMTVGIGTPGYMPSEQSRGIPKLSSDIYGVGIIGIQSLTGLMPQELEEDEQTAEIKWRDLVQVSPPLADILDKMIRYDFRQRYKSAVEALAAVQQLGNAYAPTQPSTHPRKPINSDPPLYSPPPKVPAQYRQEIPQKSAPAAVSAESPNVGIGLYFQWVLANVLGSIGGLVLVLIGCWGLTIGFMQLLVLRRHIPISKYWWLLGTTLGTFIPYAVALIIFVDTDTAVGFSAMFGGVIVGIIQWWLMRPFVKRAYWWIVVNSVPFFFLFGGIFSGIVLVYLLKNPKNAS; encoded by the coding sequence ATGTTAGGTCAGTTACTAGACGGACGCTATCAAATCACTAAAGTCTTGGGTGCTGGTGGTTTTGGACGAACCTACGTTGCTGAAGATACTAAACTGTACCACAGTCTTTGTGTAGTCAAGCAACTCAAACCGATGGCAACTGATCCCATGACATTACAGGTTGCGAGACGGTTATTTGAATCAGAAGCACAGCTATTACACAAGTTAGGCACTCACGACCAAATTCCCCAACTATTGGCGCACTTTGAAGAAAACGAGGAATTCTTTCTTGTCCAACAATTCATTGATGGTCATCCCCTGAGTGATGAACTCACCCCCGGAAAACGGCTGAGTGAACCTTATACCATTGCCTTATTACAGAATATTCTGCAAACATTAGCCTTTGTCCATCAAAATCAAGTTATTCACCGGGATATCAAACCGCCAAACCTGATTCGCCGCAATAGTGACGGCAAAATTGTACTCATTGATTTCGGGGCGGTGAAACAAATTAGTACACAGGTGGTAACTCGACAGGGTGTAACTAAAATGACTGTAGGTATTGGTACGCCTGGTTATATGCCCAGTGAACAAAGTCGGGGTATTCCCAAATTAAGCAGCGATATTTACGGGGTGGGGATAATTGGTATTCAAAGTTTAACAGGATTAATGCCCCAGGAACTAGAAGAAGATGAACAAACGGCGGAAATTAAGTGGCGGGACTTAGTACAAGTCAGCCCACCCCTAGCAGATATTTTAGACAAGATGATACGCTACGACTTTCGCCAACGCTATAAGTCGGCTGTGGAGGCTTTAGCCGCAGTGCAACAGTTGGGGAATGCTTATGCACCCACACAACCATCAACCCATCCCAGAAAACCAATTAATTCTGATCCTCCCCTGTATTCGCCACCGCCCAAGGTTCCCGCCCAATATCGTCAAGAGATTCCCCAAAAGTCTGCACCTGCTGCTGTATCTGCCGAAAGTCCAAACGTAGGGATAGGTTTGTATTTCCAATGGGTATTAGCAAATGTTTTGGGTTCAATTGGGGGACTTGTTTTAGTTTTGATTGGCTGCTGGGGCTTAACAATCGGTTTCATGCAATTATTAGTCCTGCGACGACACATCCCTATCTCTAAATACTGGTGGCTGCTGGGAACTACTTTAGGTACTTTTATACCTTATGCGGTAGCCCTGATCATTTTTGTTGATACCGATACAGCCGTAGGATTTTCCGCAATGTTCGGAGGAGTGATAGTGGGAATAATCCAATGGTGGCTCATGCGACCATTTGTCAAACGCGCCTACTGGTGGATCGTAGTTAATTCCGTCCCATTCTTTTTTTTGTTCGGCGGTATTTTCTCAGGAATCGTATTAGTATACCTCTTAAAAAATCCCAAAAATGCCTCATAG
- a CDS encoding FAD-dependent oxidoreductase: MTKQTYTADILVVGGGTGGTAAAIQAARRGAKTILVSEFPWLGGMLTSAGVSAPDGNELMAFQTGLWGAFLQELRQRQPEGLDNSWVSFFSYDPRVGAEIFADWVQELANLHWISGQVPLEVLQQGNCITGVRFADFTVTAKIILDGTELGDLLALGEIPHRWGWELQSEWGENSAPADYNAITQSYPVQAPTWVVVMQDFGEDVTPEIPPAPNYDPSLFAGAWDNYGAEKFLNYGRLPGGRFMINWPICGNDYGEGVGRLIESEAAKKEFLQESRWHSQNFAHFIQKNLGRRYGLAESVFPCEAGALALHPYYRESRRLVGLTTVREQDILPMAGGRVASLFPDAIAVGNYANDHHYPGFNLPLQPKSMRWGGRWTGTPFTIPYRSLIPAETDGFLVCEKNISVSHIANGATRLQPVVMGIGQAAGMAAAMCVELDCQPRDLPVKQLQNALLNSLPYPAILVPLFNLDISPKNPEWLNWQLYYLNNPQIYPFNGNYPGSSPDTYNHLNDSQVLPRRGDRFTGIFRRINQQDYCFTITAPDAYDGQTWQVVTLRSHTQEQLQSAVHEQQLTIWGHLNHAGHWLLASEIDIS, encoded by the coding sequence ATGACCAAACAAACATACACAGCAGATATTTTAGTAGTTGGCGGAGGAACCGGAGGAACAGCTGCGGCCATCCAAGCAGCGCGACGGGGAGCAAAAACTATCTTGGTGAGTGAATTTCCGTGGTTAGGGGGAATGCTCACCTCTGCTGGAGTATCTGCACCGGATGGTAATGAATTAATGGCATTTCAAACCGGATTATGGGGAGCATTTTTACAAGAACTACGGCAACGTCAACCAGAAGGGTTAGATAATAGCTGGGTGAGCTTCTTTAGTTATGATCCCCGTGTTGGAGCCGAGATTTTTGCCGACTGGGTGCAGGAATTAGCAAATCTGCATTGGATTTCTGGACAAGTGCCTTTAGAAGTGTTGCAACAGGGTAATTGTATAACTGGTGTGCGGTTTGCAGACTTCACCGTTACAGCCAAAATTATTCTCGACGGTACAGAATTAGGTGATTTATTGGCTTTGGGGGAAATACCTCACCGTTGGGGCTGGGAGTTGCAATCTGAGTGGGGAGAAAATAGCGCCCCAGCAGATTATAATGCTATCACACAAAGTTATCCAGTGCAAGCCCCTACTTGGGTCGTGGTGATGCAAGATTTTGGTGAAGATGTTACTCCAGAAATTCCACCAGCGCCTAATTATGATCCTTCCCTGTTTGCAGGTGCGTGGGATAACTATGGGGCTGAGAAATTCTTGAACTATGGACGTTTACCAGGGGGTCGATTTATGATTAATTGGCCGATATGTGGTAACGACTATGGCGAAGGTGTAGGGCGATTAATCGAGTCAGAAGCAGCCAAAAAGGAATTTTTGCAAGAATCACGCTGGCATAGCCAGAATTTCGCCCATTTTATCCAAAAAAACTTGGGTAGACGCTATGGTTTAGCTGAGTCAGTTTTTCCCTGTGAAGCTGGTGCTTTGGCATTGCATCCTTATTACCGCGAGAGTCGCCGCTTGGTGGGACTAACTACTGTGCGAGAACAGGATATTTTGCCAATGGCTGGGGGTAGGGTAGCGTCTCTGTTCCCCGATGCCATAGCTGTGGGTAACTATGCCAATGACCATCATTATCCTGGGTTCAACTTACCATTGCAACCGAAATCAATGCGTTGGGGGGGACGTTGGACTGGTACACCCTTTACTATTCCCTACCGTTCCCTGATTCCTGCGGAAACAGATGGTTTTTTAGTGTGTGAAAAGAATATTTCTGTATCTCATATTGCTAATGGCGCAACGAGATTACAACCTGTGGTTATGGGTATCGGTCAAGCTGCGGGAATGGCTGCGGCGATGTGCGTTGAGTTGGACTGTCAGCCGAGGGATTTACCTGTCAAGCAATTACAAAATGCTTTGTTAAATTCTTTACCATATCCGGCAATACTTGTACCTTTATTTAACTTAGATATATCTCCTAAAAATCCGGAATGGCTGAATTGGCAACTGTATTATTTAAATAACCCGCAAATTTATCCATTTAATGGCAATTATCCTGGCTCTTCGCCCGATACGTATAATCACTTAAATGATAGTCAAGTATTACCACGTAGAGGCGACCGTTTCACAGGGATTTTCCGGCGGATAAATCAGCAAGATTACTGTTTCACTATCACTGCACCAGATGCATATGATGGTCAAACTTGGCAGGTTGTGACTTTGCGATCGCACACACAAGAGCAACTACAAAGCGCTGTACATGAGCAACAGCTAACGATTTGGGGTCACTTAAATCATGCTGGACATTGGTTACTAGCGTCAGAGATTGACATATCGTAA
- the patX gene encoding heterocyst-inhibiting protein PatX — translation MRATISLLVSSLVFTTLAFNCPAKVNRLSQMLLSSFGSQQLHSLNEPESPILHRGSGRRSVIEKSGANA, via the coding sequence ATGCGAGCTACGATTTCACTTTTAGTTTCGAGTTTGGTTTTCACTACCTTAGCTTTTAACTGCCCAGCAAAGGTAAATCGCTTATCTCAGATGTTGCTATCTTCTTTTGGTTCGCAACAGTTACACTCACTGAACGAGCCAGAAAGCCCAATACTACATCGGGGTAGTGGACGCAGAAGCGTTATCGAAAAGTCTGGTGCTAATGCTTAA
- the gndA gene encoding NADP-dependent phosphogluconate dehydrogenase has product MTLQSFGVIGLAVMGENIALNVERNGFPIAVYNRSREKTDAFMAQRAPGRNVKAAFTLEEFVASLERPRKILVMVQAGKPVDAVIAQLKPLLDEGDIIIDGGNSWFEDTERRTQELEPAGLRFLGMGVSGGEEGALNGPSLMPGGTPSSYEYLSPIFNKIAAQVDDGPCVTYIGPGGSGHYVKMVHNGIEYGDMQLIAEAYDLLKNVAGLNATQLHEVFTQWNTTDELNSFLIEITSNIFPYVDPETKKPLVDLIVDAAGQKGTGRWTVQTALELGVAIPTITAAVNARIMSSIKDERVAASQSLTGPSAKFDGDVKDFINKVRDALYCSKICSYAQGMALLYTASKTYNWDLNLSEMARIWKGGCIIRAGFLNKIKKAFNENPALPNLLLAPEFKQTILDRQDAWREVIMTAAKVGIPVPAFSASLDYFDSYRRDRLPQNLTQAQRDYFGAHTYKRLDKEGTFHTEWVPIAEAKK; this is encoded by the coding sequence ATGACACTACAAAGCTTTGGTGTGATTGGATTAGCCGTAATGGGCGAAAATATAGCGCTCAACGTTGAGCGTAATGGCTTCCCAATTGCAGTTTATAACCGCTCCAGAGAAAAAACGGATGCGTTTATGGCGCAGCGCGCCCCAGGAAGGAACGTCAAAGCCGCCTTTACCTTAGAGGAATTTGTCGCATCATTGGAACGTCCCCGCAAAATTCTCGTGATGGTGCAAGCTGGTAAGCCAGTGGATGCGGTGATTGCCCAACTCAAACCCTTGTTAGATGAAGGTGATATCATTATTGACGGTGGTAACTCTTGGTTTGAAGATACAGAAAGACGTACTCAAGAGTTAGAACCTGCTGGATTGCGGTTTCTGGGTATGGGTGTCAGTGGCGGTGAAGAAGGCGCTCTCAATGGCCCCTCACTTATGCCTGGTGGTACTCCCAGTTCTTATGAGTACCTGTCTCCCATTTTCAACAAAATTGCTGCCCAAGTTGATGATGGCCCTTGTGTAACCTATATTGGCCCTGGTGGTTCTGGTCACTATGTGAAAATGGTACACAACGGTATTGAGTACGGCGATATGCAGTTAATTGCAGAAGCCTACGATTTGCTGAAAAATGTCGCTGGATTAAATGCAACTCAGTTACATGAAGTGTTCACGCAATGGAACACCACAGATGAACTCAATTCGTTTTTGATTGAGATTACATCGAATATCTTCCCTTACGTTGACCCCGAAACCAAAAAACCCTTGGTGGATTTAATTGTTGACGCAGCCGGTCAAAAGGGAACTGGTCGTTGGACTGTCCAAACTGCTTTGGAATTGGGTGTAGCAATTCCCACAATTACCGCCGCAGTTAATGCCCGGATTATGTCTTCTATTAAGGATGAACGGGTAGCAGCTTCTCAGAGCTTGACAGGCCCCAGTGCTAAGTTTGATGGCGATGTCAAGGACTTTATTAACAAGGTTCGTGATGCTCTTTATTGCTCCAAAATCTGTTCTTACGCTCAAGGTATGGCGCTGTTATATACAGCTTCTAAAACCTACAATTGGGATTTGAATCTGAGCGAGATGGCGCGGATTTGGAAGGGTGGTTGTATTATTCGGGCTGGCTTCTTGAATAAGATTAAGAAGGCTTTTAACGAAAATCCTGCATTGCCTAACTTGTTATTAGCTCCCGAATTTAAGCAGACTATTCTTGACAGACAAGATGCTTGGCGGGAAGTAATTATGACAGCAGCAAAAGTGGGAATTCCAGTTCCGGCTTTTAGTGCATCTTTGGATTATTTTGACAGCTATCGCCGCGATCGCCTACCCCAAAATCTCACCCAAGCACAACGCGACTACTTCGGCGCACATACTTACAAGCGTCTTGACAAAGAAGGAACATTCCACACTGAGTGGGTTCCCATTGCTGAAGCTAAGAAGTAA
- a CDS encoding VWA domain-containing protein — MTEIMGRQYTLIIDKSGSMESPGDLPGKTRWETMQENTLALARKCDQLDPDGINVYLFSGRHKFYSEVTASKVQQIFQENHPAGSTNLGGVLQAAFDDFFKRREQGLTPNGETIIVVTDGEPDDRKPVYEQIILASRKIDSDEELAVLFFQIGDDPGATKFLRTIDDELTNAGAKFDIADVTTADEIEDIGFAAALEKAIVD; from the coding sequence ATGACAGAAATTATGGGCAGACAATACACTCTAATCATAGACAAATCCGGCAGCATGGAAAGCCCAGGCGACCTTCCAGGCAAAACCAGATGGGAAACTATGCAAGAGAACACCTTAGCGTTAGCGCGCAAGTGTGACCAGCTAGACCCAGATGGTATCAACGTTTACCTGTTTTCTGGCAGACACAAATTTTACTCCGAGGTGACTGCGAGTAAAGTTCAGCAGATATTCCAAGAAAATCACCCGGCGGGAAGCACCAACTTAGGCGGCGTACTGCAAGCAGCCTTTGATGACTTTTTCAAGCGAAGAGAACAAGGTTTAACGCCAAACGGTGAGACAATTATTGTTGTTACCGATGGTGAGCCTGATGATCGTAAGCCTGTGTATGAGCAGATTATTTTAGCCAGTCGCAAAATAGATAGTGATGAAGAATTAGCCGTGCTATTCTTTCAAATTGGTGATGATCCAGGGGCTACTAAGTTTCTGCGGACAATAGACGATGAGTTGACCAACGCCGGTGCAAAGTTTGATATTGCTGACGTGACAACTGCTGATGAAATAGAAGATATCGGATTTGCCGCAGCTTTAGAGAAAGCGATCGTTGACTAA
- a CDS encoding Ycf66 family protein: protein MLAYVLAFVVGVGSLAIYIAAFFFPEIHRKNDFIWSGVGLFYALVLWVFAPRISGGLLLGHVASVALLISFGWQTLSLRRQLTPQTEQTPVPSPETVKTGIQEQMNKLSLQDRLGQVQGSMGNILSSAKNKAQQTITKTTPQTPKTEETTSVPPQKPAVEIIDKTSATPEQPAEENVATTATESQAEEVTPPNPPPAEVVEAAQAEAETEEKPPIPAEEIAPDAALAPPAEAPPEKIPPNDQAG, encoded by the coding sequence ATGCTGGCATATGTTCTAGCTTTTGTGGTCGGAGTTGGTAGTTTAGCCATTTACATTGCAGCTTTCTTTTTCCCAGAAATCCACCGTAAGAATGACTTTATCTGGAGTGGTGTCGGACTTTTCTATGCCTTAGTCTTATGGGTGTTTGCGCCCCGCATTTCTGGAGGTTTATTGCTCGGTCATGTGGCTAGCGTCGCTCTGTTAATTTCCTTTGGCTGGCAAACTCTTTCGTTACGTCGCCAACTCACCCCGCAAACCGAACAAACCCCAGTCCCCAGTCCTGAGACGGTAAAAACTGGCATTCAGGAGCAAATGAATAAGTTGTCTCTCCAGGATAGGCTAGGTCAGGTGCAAGGAAGTATGGGTAATATCTTGAGCAGCGCGAAAAACAAGGCGCAACAGACGATAACCAAGACAACACCGCAAACTCCCAAAACGGAGGAAACGACCTCTGTACCCCCTCAGAAACCTGCTGTTGAGATTATTGATAAAACTTCTGCGACACCAGAACAACCAGCAGAGGAAAATGTTGCTACTACTGCAACTGAATCTCAAGCTGAGGAAGTCACTCCACCCAATCCCCCACCGGCTGAAGTGGTAGAAGCAGCCCAAGCTGAGGCTGAGACTGAAGAAAAACCACCGATTCCGGCTGAGGAAATTGCTCCGGATGCTGCTCTGGCTCCTCCAGCAGAAGCGCCACCGGAAAAAATCCCACCAAATGATCAGGCTGGTTGA
- a CDS encoding DUF5615 family PIN-like protein, with amino-acid sequence MALKYLIDENVDPIYTIQLRRFQPDLFVMAVGDLTTPQKGTLDPEILLWCEENDFVLVTNNRKSMPVHLADHIAQKHHVPGIFILSPKLSVGENLEQLLLIAEGSLDNEYQDRIEFLPLF; translated from the coding sequence ATGGCGCTTAAGTATCTCATAGATGAGAATGTTGATCCGATTTACACAATTCAATTACGCCGCTTCCAGCCTGATTTGTTTGTCATGGCAGTTGGAGATTTAACTACTCCACAAAAGGGAACATTAGACCCTGAAATTTTGCTTTGGTGTGAAGAAAATGATTTTGTTCTAGTCACTAACAACCGCAAATCTATGCCAGTTCACTTGGCAGATCATATAGCTCAAAAGCATCATGTGCCAGGAATATTCATTCTAAGTCCAAAATTAAGCGTTGGTGAAAATCTAGAACAGTTACTTTTGATAGCAGAAGGTTCACTTGATAACGAGTATCAAGACCGCATAGAGTTTTTGCCTCTGTTTTAA
- a CDS encoding DUF433 domain-containing protein: MQLEEYFNFLAPDDIRLKGTRVGIETILFDYLFRAKTPEEIAKTYTSLTLEQVYATILYYLHNQQAVDAYITDWLEWGDRMREEQRHDPNPVVEKLRQLKAEKMAIPSHGA; this comes from the coding sequence ATGCAACTTGAAGAATACTTTAACTTTCTAGCGCCTGATGATATTCGGCTGAAGGGTACACGAGTAGGAATTGAAACCATTTTGTTTGACTACCTCTTCCGTGCTAAAACTCCCGAAGAGATTGCCAAAACTTACACCTCATTGACTTTAGAACAAGTTTATGCAACTATTCTTTACTACCTACACAATCAGCAAGCAGTAGATGCTTATATTACAGATTGGCTAGAGTGGGGCGATCGCATGAGAGAAGAACAACGCCATGACCCGAACCCAGTTGTAGAAAAACTACGTCAATTAAAAGCTGAAAAAATGGCGATTCCATCTCATGGCGCTTAA
- a CDS encoding type II toxin-antitoxin system VapC family toxin, which translates to MSRCRLFQVGKNPLALDVGRFKAVVSPITLSECLVGAMRSGLADLEQAFLDVLLSNEVVFVDINAAIAQDAARIRLLYNLQLPDALQIAIALTSNCDAFLTNDQALKRVTELRILVVSELEVD; encoded by the coding sequence ATGTCCCGTTGTCGCCTTTTTCAGGTAGGCAAGAATCCCCTGGCTTTAGACGTGGGGAGGTTCAAAGCAGTAGTATCTCCCATAACATTGTCTGAGTGTTTGGTCGGTGCTATGCGTTCGGGTTTAGCGGATTTAGAGCAAGCTTTTCTCGATGTGTTGCTCAGTAATGAAGTAGTTTTTGTGGATATTAATGCTGCGATCGCACAAGACGCTGCGAGAATAAGGTTACTTTACAACCTTCAGTTACCTGATGCTTTACAGATTGCGATCGCTTTAACAAGTAACTGTGATGCTTTTTTGACTAATGATCAGGCTTTGAAGCGAGTCACAGAGTTGAGAATTTTGGTGGTAAGTGAGTTAGAGGTGGATTAA
- a CDS encoding DUF4926 domain-containing protein, with protein sequence MTQNTPKLLDVIALTADIPEYNLLRGQVGTIVEILGDGAAFEVEFSDKNGQSYESVGLTPEQIMVLYFEAIAYPH encoded by the coding sequence ATGACTCAGAATACACCAAAGTTACTAGATGTAATAGCACTCACAGCTGATATCCCTGAATATAATTTGTTGCGTGGTCAAGTTGGTACAATAGTCGAAATATTAGGCGATGGTGCTGCGTTTGAAGTAGAATTTAGTGACAAAAATGGACAAAGCTATGAATCTGTTGGTTTAACTCCAGAGCAGATTATGGTGTTATATTTTGAGGCGATCGCCTACCCTCATTGA
- a CDS encoding DUF5131 family protein encodes MSSIRTGIEWTDKTWNPTTGCNKISPGCLHCYAEALTKRFPNNFKNGFDLTLHPERLTEPLKWRTPSRIFVNSMSDLFHEEVPLDFIQNVFKVIQVTPWHIYQILTKRPERLVELAPNLEFHKNIWLGVSVENQNYVHRIDFLRQVPASVRFLSCEPLLGSLNLNLENIDWVIVGGESGQKHRPMSIEWVEDIRDQCQKAEVAFFFKQVGGRTSKAGGRLLDGKIWDEMPDAWQQHQKKWGASPRKLRVKKETLGLTA; translated from the coding sequence ATGTCTAGTATACGCACAGGTATTGAGTGGACAGATAAAACTTGGAATCCCACAACTGGGTGCAACAAAATTAGTCCTGGGTGTTTACATTGCTATGCAGAAGCTCTTACTAAACGGTTTCCTAATAATTTCAAAAATGGGTTTGATTTAACTTTACACCCAGAAAGGTTGACAGAACCCTTGAAGTGGCGAACTCCCAGCAGAATCTTTGTGAATTCAATGAGTGACCTTTTTCATGAAGAAGTTCCGCTAGATTTTATTCAAAATGTATTCAAAGTTATTCAAGTTACACCTTGGCATATATATCAAATATTAACAAAAAGACCTGAACGCTTAGTTGAGTTAGCACCTAATTTAGAATTTCATAAAAATATTTGGTTGGGTGTATCAGTTGAAAATCAAAACTATGTTCATCGGATTGATTTCCTGCGCCAAGTTCCTGCATCGGTGCGTTTTCTGTCCTGTGAACCATTGTTAGGTTCCTTGAATCTTAACTTAGAAAATATTGATTGGGTTATAGTTGGGGGAGAGTCTGGTCAAAAACATCGTCCAATGTCAATTGAGTGGGTTGAGGATATTCGTGACCAATGTCAAAAAGCAGAAGTAGCTTTTTTCTTCAAGCAAGTTGGTGGTAGAACTTCTAAAGCTGGTGGTAGGTTGCTAGATGGGAAAATATGGGATGAAATGCCTGATGCTTGGCAACAACATCAAAAGAAATGGGGCGCATCTCCGCGAAAATTAAGAGTTAAAAAAGAAACTTTGGGGCTTACTGCTTAG
- a CDS encoding three-Cys-motif partner protein TcmP has translation MASDSFFDEQKEQSLIKARIVKKYFWAWANVIIPTAKKAGNKIAYIDLFAGPGRYKDGSSSTPIKVLETAISDPDMRNMLKTLFNDANSEHTHSLQDSINSIPGIENLKYKPNVINYEVGENIVQTFNQLKLVPTLFFVDPWGYKGLSLQLINSVVKNWGCDCLFFFNYNRINMGLGNSYVKEHMNALFGETRADSLREKLQELKQEERELTIVEAICEALQEMGGEYVLPFRFKHENGNRTSHHLIFVSKHFKGYEIMKEIMAKESSEQNQGVPSFEYNPATSMQPLLFELYRPLDELEAMLLDTFAGQTITMKEIYLQHNVGKRYISKNYKTSLNNLEGQGKITAEKPAHQRPKRKGEITFADSTKVTFSPKQ, from the coding sequence ATGGCTAGTGATTCCTTCTTTGATGAACAGAAAGAGCAATCTTTAATAAAAGCTAGAATTGTTAAAAAATATTTTTGGGCTTGGGCAAATGTAATTATACCAACGGCTAAAAAAGCAGGTAATAAAATTGCCTACATAGACCTTTTTGCTGGTCCTGGTCGATATAAAGATGGTTCAAGCTCGACACCCATAAAAGTTTTAGAAACGGCAATTTCTGATCCAGATATGCGAAATATGCTGAAAACATTATTTAATGATGCTAATTCCGAACATACTCATTCCCTTCAAGATTCTATAAATTCAATTCCTGGCATTGAAAATTTAAAATACAAACCTAACGTAATCAATTACGAAGTTGGCGAAAATATTGTCCAAACATTTAATCAGCTAAAATTAGTTCCGACATTATTTTTCGTAGACCCTTGGGGATACAAGGGATTATCATTACAACTTATAAACTCAGTTGTCAAAAACTGGGGCTGTGATTGCCTTTTCTTTTTTAATTATAATCGGATTAATATGGGTTTAGGTAACTCATATGTCAAAGAACATATGAATGCGCTGTTTGGAGAAACACGAGCAGATAGCTTACGCGAAAAACTGCAAGAACTGAAACAAGAAGAACGGGAGTTAACAATTGTAGAGGCTATTTGCGAAGCTCTGCAAGAAATGGGTGGCGAATACGTCCTACCTTTTCGTTTTAAACATGAAAACGGAAACCGTACTAGCCATCATTTAATTTTCGTCAGTAAGCACTTTAAGGGCTATGAAATTATGAAAGAGATAATGGCTAAAGAGAGTTCTGAGCAAAATCAAGGTGTACCTTCTTTTGAATATAACCCAGCTACTTCTATGCAACCCTTGCTGTTTGAACTTTATCGTCCTCTAGACGAATTAGAAGCAATGCTACTAGATACATTTGCAGGACAAACAATAACTATGAAAGAAATTTATTTACAGCATAATGTTGGTAAACGCTACATTAGCAAGAATTACAAAACTTCCCTGAATAATCTTGAAGGTCAAGGTAAAATTACGGCAGAAAAACCTGCTCATCAAAGACCAAAAAGGAAGGGTGAAATTACTTTTGCAGATTCAACTAAAGTGACATTTTCACCTAAGCAGTAA